From Salvelinus namaycush isolate Seneca unplaced genomic scaffold, SaNama_1.0 Scaffold92, whole genome shotgun sequence, one genomic window encodes:
- the slc25a15a gene encoding solute carrier family 25 member 15a isoform X1: MAPHPVVQAIIDLSAGAIGGTACVFSGQPFDTAKVKMQTFPSMYRGFLHCFMSTYRQMGLRGLYQGATPALIANIAENAVLFMSYGFCQDVLRRITGMDRAVELSDLQKACSGSLASIFSSLALCPTELVKCRLQAMHEMEASGKIPSGQKSSVWSVVRTVLRKDGPLGFYQGLTTTIVREVPGYFCFFGAYELCRTTFAQHLSTEKDGIGVVPLMFSGGFGGACLWLVIYPIDCVKSRIQVHSLAGRQQGFIKTLMGIIRTEGVAPLYSGLTPTMIRTFPANGALFLAYELSRKAMMQKFGDV; the protein is encoded by the exons ATGGCACCTCATCCAGTGGTCCAGGCCATCATAGACCTCTCAGCTGGAGCGATAG GTGGGACAGCCTGTGTGTTCAGTGGCCAGCCGTTTGACACAGCCAAGGTGAAAATGCAGACCTTCCCTTCCATGTACCGAGGCTTCCTCCACTGCTTCATGTCCACCTACAG ACAGATGGGTCTGAGAGGGCTGTACCAGGGAGCCACCCCAGCCCTCATAGCCAACATCGCAGAGAACGCTGTCCTTTTCATGAGCTATGGTTTCTGTCAGGATGTGTTGCGGCGAATCACCGGGATGGACCGAGCCGTAGAACTCAG TGACCTCCAGAAGGCGTGTTCAGGCTCCCTAGCGTCCATCTTCTCCTCCCTGGCTCTCTGTCCCACCGAGCTGGTCAAGTGTCGTCTGCAGGCCATGCATGAGATGGAGGCCTCCGGCAAGATACCCTCAGGGCAGAAGAG TTCGGTGTGGTCCGTGGTTCGGACTGTGTTGAGGAAGGACGGTCCTCTTGGGTTCTACCAGGGTTTGACTACGACCATCGTCAGGGAAGTGCCCGGGTATTTCTGCTTCTTCGGAGCCTACGAGCTCTGTCGCACGACATTTGCTCAGCATCTGAGCACCGAAAAGGATGGCATAG gCGTTGTCCCTCTGATGTTCAGTGGTGGGTTTGGGGGAGCATGCCTGTGGCTGGTCATCTATCCCATAGACTGtgtgaagtccaggatccaggtcCACTCCCTAGCAGGCAGACAGCAAGGCTTCATCAAGACCTTGATGGGGATCATACGCACTGAAG GAGTGGCTCCTCTCTACTCAGGCCTCACTCCCACCATGATCAGAACCTTCCCTGCCAACGGAGCTCTCTTCTTGGCCTATGAGCTCAGCCGTAAGGCGATGATGCAGAAGTTTGGAGACGTCTGA
- the slc25a15a gene encoding solute carrier family 25 member 15a isoform X2 has translation MHVILDTKNCISHDAIVNGGTACVFSGQPFDTAKVKMQTFPSMYRGFLHCFMSTYRQMGLRGLYQGATPALIANIAENAVLFMSYGFCQDVLRRITGMDRAVELSDLQKACSGSLASIFSSLALCPTELVKCRLQAMHEMEASGKIPSGQKSSVWSVVRTVLRKDGPLGFYQGLTTTIVREVPGYFCFFGAYELCRTTFAQHLSTEKDGIGVVPLMFSGGFGGACLWLVIYPIDCVKSRIQVHSLAGRQQGFIKTLMGIIRTEGVAPLYSGLTPTMIRTFPANGALFLAYELSRKAMMQKFGDV, from the exons ATGCATGTTATTCTGGACACGAAAAATTGTATATCTCATGATGCAATAGTGAACG GTGGGACAGCCTGTGTGTTCAGTGGCCAGCCGTTTGACACAGCCAAGGTGAAAATGCAGACCTTCCCTTCCATGTACCGAGGCTTCCTCCACTGCTTCATGTCCACCTACAG ACAGATGGGTCTGAGAGGGCTGTACCAGGGAGCCACCCCAGCCCTCATAGCCAACATCGCAGAGAACGCTGTCCTTTTCATGAGCTATGGTTTCTGTCAGGATGTGTTGCGGCGAATCACCGGGATGGACCGAGCCGTAGAACTCAG TGACCTCCAGAAGGCGTGTTCAGGCTCCCTAGCGTCCATCTTCTCCTCCCTGGCTCTCTGTCCCACCGAGCTGGTCAAGTGTCGTCTGCAGGCCATGCATGAGATGGAGGCCTCCGGCAAGATACCCTCAGGGCAGAAGAG TTCGGTGTGGTCCGTGGTTCGGACTGTGTTGAGGAAGGACGGTCCTCTTGGGTTCTACCAGGGTTTGACTACGACCATCGTCAGGGAAGTGCCCGGGTATTTCTGCTTCTTCGGAGCCTACGAGCTCTGTCGCACGACATTTGCTCAGCATCTGAGCACCGAAAAGGATGGCATAG gCGTTGTCCCTCTGATGTTCAGTGGTGGGTTTGGGGGAGCATGCCTGTGGCTGGTCATCTATCCCATAGACTGtgtgaagtccaggatccaggtcCACTCCCTAGCAGGCAGACAGCAAGGCTTCATCAAGACCTTGATGGGGATCATACGCACTGAAG GAGTGGCTCCTCTCTACTCAGGCCTCACTCCCACCATGATCAGAACCTTCCCTGCCAACGGAGCTCTCTTCTTGGCCTATGAGCTCAGCCGTAAGGCGATGATGCAGAAGTTTGGAGACGTCTGA